The genome window GTCATTTCCGTCATCATGCTCGCCATACCTTGGTAGTAAGCACGGGAAGTCTCCCGATGAGGGATTTCCATAGAGAAGCAGAAATAAAGGAGGAATATGCATGGAGAAAGGCTTGACAGTGCGCAGGATCGTCATTGCAGGTGTGTTGGGAGCGATCGCTATCTTGCTCGGCGTCACGCGCCTGGGCTACATCCCGGTTCCGACGGCAGCGGGGAATGCAACGATCTTGCACATCCCGGCAGTCATTGGCGGAATCATGGAGGGCTGGGGCGTTGGCATGATCATCGGTCTCATTTTTGGAGTCTCTTCTTTCTTAAACGCCACCGTTCCCTTGTTTAAAGATCCGCTCGTAGCGATCCTGCCTCGCCTTTTCATCGGGGTGACCGCGTATTTTACCTACGTAGGGCTGAAAAATGTCAACCAGTACGTCGCGATTGGGGTTGCAGGATTTGTCGGTTCCATGACCAACACGTTGCTCGTCCTCGGGATGGCCGTCATTCGCGGTTATATGGCGGCTGGAGTAGCGGCGACAGTAGCGATCACCAGCGGTTTGCCGGAAGCGATCGTGTCCGTCATCGTGACGTTGGCAGTCGTGGCGGCGTGGAAAAAGCTGGGCTCTTCCGGGAAGCAAAAATCTAAAATTTCTGGAGATTTTTAAGCGATGACAGGAACAATCACGGACGTGCCCGGCGTAAAAGTCGGGCATG of Brevibacillus choshinensis contains these proteins:
- a CDS encoding ECF transporter S component, whose translation is MEKGLTVRRIVIAGVLGAIAILLGVTRLGYIPVPTAAGNATILHIPAVIGGIMEGWGVGMIIGLIFGVSSFLNATVPLFKDPLVAILPRLFIGVTAYFTYVGLKNVNQYVAIGVAGFVGSMTNTLLVLGMAVIRGYMAAGVAATVAITSGLPEAIVSVIVTLAVVAAWKKLGSSGKQKSKISGDF